Genomic DNA from Macadamia integrifolia cultivar HAES 741 chromosome 6, SCU_Mint_v3, whole genome shotgun sequence:
TAAAACTCTTGAAGACATGGTTGATAGGTATATCCTTCGAGACCCACTTCAAATCCTCCCCAAACACTGAAGCCCAATGGAAATCCTTCATTTTCGCCCAAGAAAGCTCAGCTCTACAATCGCTCAATTTATGCCGCCTTATGGATCCTGTATCGCCCCACCGTCCCACCTTCACTGCGATGTCCCTCCAAATCTCGCAGTTCAATGTCACCACTTCCTCTGATGGTTCCTCCACCAAGCTCAACTCTAAACTCGATCTCACAGTCGTCGCTCAAAACCCAAACAAGTAGCTCGTCATGTGTTTTAGTTAAAAATGAAAGCTTCGACATCtgttttagttaaaagggtataacaatcattttaatttttcacttaacagtgactaacAATAgagggtctgagtctaatttgatgaaatagagaaaatgttcttataataatggcattttctagggggtggcactatAAATTACCTTTTTTCCAACTATTCCCTACTTGCATATTGATATTACTTGTAAATGCGAACAATAGTCATGTCATCCATGTACTCATGTTAGTCATGCAATGCTTTGTTTTCACTTTTACGACCCCATTAGTCATAATCACCCTTAAATAAATAGTCAAACCTAACAGAATGAATGGTACAGATCGAACATTCGGAGCTCTTACTACTTAATACGATGGATGGGCGGTATAGGTCAGCCTCACGCTTAATGGATCAGTATTAACATGGTCATTGACTGCTTGCAGCCTTGGAACACACCTTCAACCTCCAATGTCGGCCCcagcaccccccccccccccaactcaaCTTACTAATCACCTCTGACGTTTgattggattttttcttttttttttaaaaagtttGATTGGATTTATTTACCATGTAAGAAAGAATCTTTTATAGTTGCATATCCATATTGGACGGtcggaaaggaaagaaaggtgaAAAAGGAATCCTAAGAAAAGTTGATACTTGTACTACCAAATGAAAAAgtaaagggaaaaataatttttgcaCAAAGAGTGTGGGACCAATCCCTAGACACAGGATCTGAGGAAGCAAAATGACCATTTTCCAACtatcccacccccacccccaaccgtCTCTTGCCCTCGAACATTACGGTGATTGATAGTGTTCTATATCACTCTATATGTGTTAAAATACCTAACCCAATCATATAATCGTATGCATaatatgataatataatatatatatatatatatatacacacgcACACAGAGACATATGGGTAGATGAACCAGCCTTACTACAATATTTGATAGTTAAGAATTTAATAGCAAGTAGCATTGACATTTGTACCAGTGACATTAAAATAAAGCTTCAAGCCTTCAATGAATTAAAAGTGTGAAAAAATAGTAGATGGTGtcggtgtatgatgtcttgtattccgttatagtttaatccaaggagtactggtgcaatgCCTCAATAGGTAAGATGGTGACTCCGTTGGTGAACCTGTgtacattgtttgttcttatttttcattatcttttgcatcgttttagagtTACGTCTCCACAGCAGATAATAAAATATaaggaaaatatttaattaCATTAAAATCTATAAATTGATATATGATTAATCCAAAGCCCATTGTCTAGAGTTCAAACCATGTTCTCTCCGTCCAAGAGAATACTGTAGAAACTAAAAAGCCCCCTTGTTTTTTTAAGCGAAATCCATTCCTTATTGGCGACAAAAAACCATGATAAAAACAGTAAAATATTCCTATACATCTCATACACAATGGCACATGGTTCTAAGCATTGGCAAATGGTAATGTATTGGCATTACAACCAACGTGTATTGGTATCATCCCTAAGAATTGATAAAGATACGAATTCAAATTAGTTATACCAGTAAAAAATTATTCTATTATTGAATTTACATACGATACCACCCCAAATCTACATCCTAATAAAGATCAATGCAAACACAAATACTGATACTTATACCTTTATTatataaaaagaggaaaaaaagacaTATACTACTAAAAGGGGAGCATCAACAGTAAAAGatatatattattaattaatattaaatattataattattttCAACATCAAATGCATATaatcatgtaataattccttaattcaTATAAAACGTCTTATTTCTTtcctcttaaattttttttttttaattctctatAAGTTTTACTCTATTTTGTCCATATCTTTCGAAGTTTTGTGCTGTTTAAATCCCATTCCAATCTGTTTCTGTTTTCATCTGTCTTCCagagattctagggttttgggcaGCGATTTTGCCTTCgtaccaaaaaacagaaaaatcactCCTACGACTtagcaattaaaaaataaaatactccTACAGCTGTCCAAGAACGGTAAGTGGCCCACAATACCACAAATTTTCCTCCAACAAAAGGTGAATGCGTAAGCCCTAAGCAAACCTGTTTTTAATCATATGATTTCCACAATAattaatccctttttttttttttttgctataaaataaattaaaccaAAGCTTAGCTTTGGGAACACAAAACCGCCGGAAAATTGACTTCTCACCGGTAAAATGATGACTTCCTGGCGGACATAGAAAACGAAATACTACTTTACTATACCATACTATTACTACACAATACAATTACCGGTCTAGTAGAGATTAAATTAAATAGATTATAGACTATACAAAAGAAACGAGGCAGAACCTTTAAAGTTGACATATTATTTATATTCTCGAATCTCGGGtgaatataaagaaaaaaaaaaaaaaNNNNNNNNNNNNNNNNNNNNNNNNNNNNNNNNNNNNNNNNNNNNNNNNNNNNNNNNNNNNNNNNNNNNNNNNNNNNNNNNttttttttttttttcggaatTTAGGAATTGAATTCTCTTCAGGCAAATATCAATATAATATGCCTCGAAAATTCTACTAAAATTTATTATATTAAACTGATGGACTCCAAAGACTCCACAAACGCGAATTCAATAATCCCAACACATCCGGTATAACATGCCTGGCCAATCCCTTGTGGTGCTGGTGGTTGTTGTCGCCACTCGCCGCCGGCACTTGTAGTTCCGGTTCCATCTCCTCCGCCGTCGTGTTCCTCCTGTTACCACATTTGatgtcgtcttcttcttcttcttcttttatttggttGTCCTCTTCAACCCTGCCAGACACAATGACTGCAAAGGCATCAACATCCAGCAATGGATCAGCCTTCTCCGGCTTCAGCTCCATCTCCAGCGACTCAGTCGCTTTCTCCGATACCACAAATCTCTCACTTTCCGGTCTATCGACATCGATTTTCTCAATAACCCGACGACGGCTCAACctatccttcttctttcctctgcCGTTGTTCTTCTTAGAAAGCTCACCGTTGTTCAGATGCTCTTCGAATGCTTCAATGACGTGGTGTATGAGCTCTCGATTGGGCGATGAATCCCACCTGAACCAGTAGCTTCTGTAACAATCGAAGCACCCACAGTCGAATAAGGGAGGCTTATGGGTGTTCGAAGATTTCTTgtactttttcttctcttcaacCATCGAAGATGGGCTCGTTGTCGTCTTCATGGACCTGGTTATCATGTAAGCCAAAACCTCTCGATCTTCCAAGCTAAGAACAGAAGCCAAAGCAAGAATGGCTGCTGGGAGTAACTTTAGCACAGATAGAGCATCTCTACTTGGAGAAGAACAGTTGGGAATGGTGGtggtggaagaagaagacgaagaggagGGCGAAGGGTATACTTTACCTTTGTTTTTGGGATAGAGATTCCTCATGTTTCTCTTTGGCCAGTgtggttttcttctcttttccgtGAAGCTAAAGGATGCTGCAGTAAAGAAAGTTTGAACAGAGGTCAGGGAATAGAGCTTCTTGTGTCCTGACAGGTTTTGAGATGAAGGGGAAGTGTCAGGGGAGGCAAGAAAGGTGGATGGTCGGAGGAGAAGGGTTTTATCTTGGTTAACACGGCATAGgaagcgagagagagaaagagatagagagagagagagagagagagagagagagagagagacgtcaCTGTTTGAGAGAAGAGGCGCTAATTCGGTTTCTCGAGTGTGGTGTGgcgtggggtggggtggggtggagtGATGTTTGTTTATGCGTCCGACCCACGCCGACCGGCTATTGGAGGTACTTTGGTATCCGTGAACCGTACCATCGGGTGACCTTCCCAAAGTGGACTGTGGAGTGGGAAGACAGTCCTTTTGGCTTCACCCTCTACAAGGGCCTGGGCCCAAGGTTAACCTAGTAGTGGTCCTAGTCCATCCAAGCTCAATGAAGTATGatgagtttttatttctttaatcgCATCACACCTACGGTTTTAGTATACCCTGGCGGTACcagtatcatatatatatatatatatatattttatgagtACCAGTATCAACTATCAACTGATACTGatattggttttttttctttttggtaagatATTGGTATTGACTATCGATACATATTCGCATTATTTCAATTCGGCATCTAGAgtccattttcttcttttttttttttatggagttCGACAAAAAACAATCACTAGATTGAGGTTATTTGAAATAGTTCATAGCATAAAAGAACAATTATTAAGGCTGTGTCTGATAGTTATTTTGTTTCAAAAGCGACATTTtgtctcaaaaaaaaatttcgatttggatcaaaattcaAATGTTGGAACATGGTTATCTTGTTCCAACATTCtagtttcagattttttttttcacctggTTTGTTTTTTATGAAACAAACCGtaaatatgaaataaaagatttcattttcttgttccagttaaacagaaaaaaaaaaatcatgactACTAAATGCAGCCTAAGTTTACATGATGTATTACTCCAAATCTTAGACTTTTTGTGGTTagtgttttaaaaaataaaaaagacaattAGTggaacaataattttttttcccatatctaaaggaaaaattaaaattaataaaaagttaaaataaattataattctaaaaattaaattcaataGTTGTAAaggataaaaattgaaattaaatgaTTAggtattatttataataaaatatacaTAAATGCTCAAAACATGTAAAAAGTATACCATATATATGTTAAAAACCATTgtttatacataatatatatGTGAGATGTatgcattgaaatttttttatg
This window encodes:
- the LOC122081187 gene encoding uncharacterized protein LOC122081187; translated protein: MRNLYPKNKGKVYPSPSSSSSSSTTTIPNCSSPSRDALSVLKLLPAAILALASVLSLEDREVLAYMITRSMKTTTSPSSMVEEKKKYKKSSNTHKPPLFDCGCFDCYRSYWFRWDSSPNRELIHHVIEAFEEHLNNGELSKKNNGRGKKKDRLSRRRVIEKIDVDRPESERFVVSEKATESLEMELKPEKADPLLDVDAFAVIVSGRVEEDNQIKEEEEEDDIKCGNRRNTTAEEMEPELQVPAASGDNNHQHHKGLARHVIPDVLGLLNSRLWSLWSPSV